The following proteins are encoded in a genomic region of Bacillus sp. FJAT-22090:
- a CDS encoding carbohydrate ABC transporter permease, translating into MRETKTDRAFNVFNYVFLAIVAFLVIYPLIFVFSASLSNPQNVISGDMWLWPKEFTLDAYEKVFQNEDIINGFINTLKYTVFGTILNVVMTILAAYPLSRRDLKGRGFLMAFIVFTIFFSGGLIPTYLLIRDLGMLNTFWVMIIPNAVAVWNIIIMRTFFQSIPHELEESAMIDGAGNFRILWSVVLPLSLPVIAVMVLFYSVGHWNSYFQALIYLQDQEKFPLQLILRQILIQGQTDDMIKATSESFLAQQLSVEGLKYAVLIVANLPMLMLYPFLQRYFVKGVMIGSLKG; encoded by the coding sequence TTGAGAGAAACTAAAACTGATCGCGCGTTTAATGTATTCAACTATGTATTTCTTGCAATTGTCGCTTTTCTCGTAATCTATCCATTAATTTTTGTTTTTAGTGCTTCTCTTAGTAACCCTCAGAATGTCATATCAGGCGATATGTGGTTATGGCCAAAAGAGTTTACATTAGATGCATATGAAAAGGTATTTCAAAACGAGGATATTATAAATGGATTTATTAACACATTGAAGTATACAGTTTTTGGTACGATTCTGAATGTCGTTATGACTATTTTAGCGGCATATCCATTGTCTCGAAGGGATTTAAAGGGTCGCGGATTCCTCATGGCGTTTATCGTCTTTACAATATTTTTTAGTGGTGGGCTTATCCCGACGTACTTACTTATTCGCGATCTTGGGATGTTAAATACGTTTTGGGTTATGATCATCCCAAACGCAGTTGCAGTTTGGAACATTATTATTATGCGAACGTTTTTCCAATCGATTCCTCATGAGTTAGAGGAATCGGCGATGATAGACGGAGCAGGAAATTTTAGGATTTTATGGAGTGTCGTTTTGCCGTTGTCACTTCCAGTTATAGCAGTAATGGTTCTTTTCTACTCGGTCGGTCACTGGAATTCATACTTCCAAGCATTGATTTATTTACAGGATCAAGAGAAGTTTCCACTTCAACTGATTCTTCGTCAAATACTTATTCAAGGTCAAACTGATGACATGATTAAAGCGACATCAGAAAGCTTTTTAGCTCAGCAACTAAGTGTTGAAGGGTTGAAATATGCTGTACTTATTGTTGCAAATTTGCCTATGCTTATGCTCTATCCATTTTTACAAAGGTATTTTGTGAAAGGTGTCATGATTGGATCACTCAAAGGGTAA
- a CDS encoding tripartite tricarboxylate transporter permease has product MDTLQFLADGFSVAFQWHNILFAFVGVVIGTAVGVLPGIGPMSGVALLIPVTATITSGMPTGAAAASSIILLAGVYYGAMYGGSTTSILLNTPGESSSVVTTLDGYQMAKQGRAGAALAISAIGSFCAGIVSLIGLVLLAEPLSNVAIKFGPAEYFSLMLLGLAAVSGLAGKSMTKALMMTVFGLMLGTVGIDAVSGIARFTYDLPILYSGFEFLTIAVGLFALGEVFKTILERDEESGAIAKINRILPTKQDMKESAVPIARGSLLGFFIGVLPGAGATLASFFSYMTEKKFSKTPEKFGTGHIAGVAGPESANNAASGGAMIPLLTLGIPGSGTTAILMGALIMYNIQPGPLLFDEHPEVAWGLIASMFIGNLMLLVLNMPLVRVFAKIIQTPKKYLLPMIVAISFFGVYAVQYTTFDLFILLGCGVLGYLLSKNDYPVAPLVLALVLGPMIENNMRRALTISNGDFSIFVTKPLSLVFIIAAAAWLLIPLLLKLKGRQVIVNEEE; this is encoded by the coding sequence ATGGACACATTGCAATTTTTAGCTGACGGATTTAGTGTCGCATTTCAATGGCATAATATATTGTTCGCCTTTGTTGGTGTGGTTATCGGAACAGCAGTTGGCGTATTGCCAGGTATCGGTCCGATGAGTGGTGTTGCTCTTCTCATTCCAGTAACAGCAACGATTACATCTGGAATGCCAACTGGAGCAGCTGCAGCAAGCTCGATCATTTTGTTAGCAGGGGTATATTACGGAGCGATGTATGGTGGCTCTACAACTTCTATTCTATTGAATACACCAGGAGAATCGTCTTCTGTTGTAACAACTTTAGATGGTTACCAAATGGCGAAACAAGGTCGAGCAGGAGCAGCTTTGGCAATTTCGGCAATTGGGTCATTTTGTGCAGGGATAGTTTCGTTAATTGGACTTGTACTATTAGCCGAACCACTCTCGAATGTGGCGATAAAATTTGGACCAGCAGAATATTTTTCGTTAATGTTATTAGGTTTAGCAGCAGTGAGCGGACTTGCAGGAAAATCAATGACGAAAGCATTAATGATGACTGTTTTCGGACTTATGCTAGGAACAGTAGGAATAGATGCGGTTTCGGGAATTGCCCGCTTTACATATGACCTTCCCATTTTATATTCAGGATTCGAATTTTTAACGATTGCAGTTGGTTTATTTGCCCTGGGGGAAGTGTTTAAAACAATTTTAGAACGAGATGAAGAGTCAGGGGCAATTGCTAAGATCAATCGGATATTGCCAACAAAGCAGGATATGAAGGAAAGTGCCGTACCAATTGCCCGTGGTTCACTTCTAGGCTTTTTTATAGGTGTTTTACCAGGAGCAGGTGCTACACTAGCTTCATTCTTCTCCTATATGACGGAGAAAAAATTTAGTAAAACTCCAGAGAAATTTGGAACCGGACATATTGCTGGAGTGGCGGGTCCGGAGTCAGCAAACAACGCAGCATCTGGCGGAGCAATGATTCCACTTTTAACTTTAGGGATACCTGGATCAGGTACGACCGCTATACTAATGGGTGCACTCATCATGTACAATATTCAACCAGGCCCATTATTATTTGATGAACATCCAGAAGTTGCATGGGGCCTAATCGCAAGTATGTTCATCGGGAACTTAATGTTACTTGTGCTGAATATGCCACTAGTAAGAGTCTTTGCAAAAATCATTCAGACACCAAAGAAGTATTTGCTACCAATGATTGTTGCCATCTCATTCTTCGGTGTTTACGCAGTACAATATACAACATTTGATCTCTTCATATTGTTAGGCTGTGGAGTTTTAGGTTATCTATTATCGAAGAACGATTACCCAGTAGCTCCTTTAGTTTTAGCACTTGTACTTGGCCCAATGATTGAAAACAATATGCGTCGTGCTTTAACGATTTCGAATGGAGACTTTAGTATCTTCGTAACAAAACCGTTATCGCTAGTTTTCATCATTGCAGCTGCAGCATGGTTATTGATTCCTTTACTTTTAAAATTAAAGGGACGTCAAGTTATTGTAAACGAAGAAGAATAA
- a CDS encoding tripartite tricarboxylate transporter TctB family protein codes for MNKKFDRIAGIAFLLIGILFFVESQRISDSAYGSTVGPKIFPMGLGIILILLSIRLLYETFKYKSEDSQKEQLQYKKFLIIFGGAVLYAFFLEIVGYVVSTFLFLFIAFQTMERGKTVSSVVIAAVFSFGIYYLFSELLGGSLPGFPLF; via the coding sequence GTGAATAAAAAATTTGATCGAATAGCCGGAATTGCTTTTTTATTAATTGGAATTCTGTTTTTTGTAGAGAGCCAAAGAATTTCAGATAGTGCTTATGGGTCTACTGTCGGTCCGAAGATTTTCCCTATGGGCCTTGGAATAATTTTAATATTATTAAGCATTCGACTATTATATGAAACATTTAAATATAAATCGGAAGACTCCCAAAAGGAGCAATTGCAATATAAGAAGTTCCTAATCATCTTTGGAGGCGCGGTATTATATGCATTTTTCTTAGAGATAGTTGGTTACGTCGTATCTACCTTTCTATTTTTATTCATAGCTTTTCAAACGATGGAGAGAGGGAAAACAGTTTCCTCTGTAGTTATAGCAGCAGTATTTTCATTTGGCATTTATTATTTATTTTCAGAGCTTCTTGGTGGGTCATTGCCAGGATTCCCGCTGTTTTAA
- a CDS encoding LacI family DNA-binding transcriptional regulator — protein MVRLKDIAKHVGVSITTVSRVIKNDSSRNVNPETKKKVWQAVKELGYIPNEYARNLVASSVQEKKSTRRIAWLASPRLAESNPYFSKIYSGISETLNNAGYSLLLLSNEDLEDEAFFHQIIREKEVDGVLLIDKVDEEILLEIKDMIPVVGVDFNYSDHAISTVDYDREEAAFKAVEHLISKGHRHIGFIGGGIDITMTNEKRFKGFKKGMNEFGLPIRESWIINSNWCLEQSYKATKELLNNPQNNRPTAIFCAGDLLAIAAMRAAHELDLNIPGDIAFIGIDNNDMAQYVVPSLSTISIPQYEMGVIAAKTLMNQIEDNPNIALKTLLPFELLIRQST, from the coding sequence TTGGTTAGATTAAAAGATATTGCAAAGCACGTTGGAGTTTCAATTACTACTGTTTCCCGCGTCATTAAAAATGATTCTTCACGGAATGTGAATCCTGAAACAAAGAAAAAAGTTTGGCAGGCTGTAAAAGAGCTGGGCTATATACCAAACGAGTACGCTCGGAATCTTGTCGCATCTTCTGTGCAAGAAAAGAAGAGCACAAGGAGAATCGCATGGCTTGCAAGTCCACGTCTTGCCGAGTCTAACCCATACTTTTCCAAAATATATTCCGGTATTAGCGAAACATTGAATAATGCAGGCTACTCGCTATTACTGTTAAGTAATGAGGATTTGGAAGACGAAGCTTTTTTTCATCAGATTATTAGGGAAAAGGAAGTAGATGGGGTTTTACTGATTGACAAGGTGGATGAAGAAATACTTCTTGAAATCAAGGATATGATTCCAGTCGTGGGCGTTGACTTTAACTATAGTGATCATGCAATTTCCACTGTAGATTATGACCGAGAAGAAGCAGCTTTTAAAGCAGTGGAACATCTAATATCAAAAGGACATCGTCATATCGGTTTCATCGGTGGTGGAATTGACATTACAATGACAAACGAAAAACGTTTCAAAGGATTTAAAAAAGGAATGAATGAATTTGGATTGCCTATTAGAGAAAGTTGGATCATTAATTCAAATTGGTGCTTGGAACAAAGCTATAAAGCTACAAAGGAATTATTAAATAATCCTCAAAATAATCGCCCAACTGCTATATTTTGTGCTGGTGACTTACTAGCGATTGCTGCGATGCGGGCTGCACACGAACTTGATCTTAACATTCCAGGAGATATTGCATTTATCGGCATTGATAATAATGATATGGCTCAATATGTAGTTCCTTCATTGTCGACCATATCGATACCTCAATATGAAATGGGTGTTATCGCAGCCAAAACGCTGATGAATCAAATTGAAGATAATCCAAATATAGCTTTAAAAACCTTATTACCATTTGAATTACTAATTCGTCAATCTACATGA
- a CDS encoding ABC transporter permease, whose product MTNLSEGVGYVEDTDNRGKKKSLKNRQKSKKSVWVEWKKSFRKNWELYLLLTPVILYFLVFHYFPLYGLQIAFKDFIASKGIMGSPWVGFKHFERFFDSYYFWRLIKNTLGIGIFTLAVSFPIPIILALMLNEIKSLRYKKFVQTVIYAPHFLSTVVVVGMLLLFLKTDGLVNQIIQLFGGSPIDFITEPAWFKSLYVFSDVWQTMGWSSIIYIAALAAVDPAQHEAAMIDGASKFQRIIHINIPAIMPTIVILFILNAGSVMAVGFEKVYLMQNDLNMSTSDVISTFVYRSGILEAQYSFSAAVGLFNSLINFIMLIMVNQIAKKVNETSLW is encoded by the coding sequence ATGACAAATTTGAGTGAAGGCGTAGGCTATGTAGAAGATACCGATAATAGAGGGAAAAAGAAGTCATTGAAAAATCGGCAAAAGTCGAAGAAAAGTGTATGGGTTGAATGGAAAAAGTCTTTTAGAAAAAATTGGGAACTGTATTTATTGCTTACACCCGTTATTTTATACTTTCTGGTTTTTCATTACTTTCCTCTCTATGGTTTGCAAATTGCATTTAAAGATTTCATTGCATCAAAAGGGATTATGGGGAGCCCATGGGTAGGATTTAAACACTTTGAGCGGTTCTTTGATAGTTACTATTTCTGGAGACTAATAAAAAATACTTTAGGAATTGGTATTTTTACGCTAGCTGTTTCTTTTCCAATACCTATTATACTAGCGCTCATGTTAAATGAAATAAAAAGTTTGCGTTATAAAAAATTCGTACAGACAGTTATATATGCACCGCATTTCTTATCGACTGTAGTTGTTGTAGGAATGCTCCTGTTGTTTTTGAAAACAGATGGGCTAGTCAATCAGATTATCCAACTTTTCGGAGGTTCACCGATTGATTTTATCACGGAGCCGGCTTGGTTTAAAAGCTTGTACGTGTTCTCGGATGTATGGCAAACGATGGGGTGGAGCTCCATTATTTATATTGCTGCGCTTGCTGCAGTGGACCCGGCACAACATGAAGCTGCAATGATAGATGGAGCGTCAAAATTTCAACGAATTATCCATATCAACATCCCGGCAATCATGCCTACTATTGTTATTCTTTTCATTTTGAATGCTGGATCTGTTATGGCTGTAGGGTTTGAAAAAGTATATCTAATGCAAAATGATTTAAATATGTCGACGTCTGATGTAATTTCGACATTTGTTTACCGAAGTGGAATTTTGGAAGCTCAATATAGTTTCTCAGCTGCGGTAGGACTGTTCAACTCGCTCATTAACTTCATCATGCTCATTATGGTAAATCAGATTGCAAAAAAAGTGAATGAGACAAGTCTATGGTAA
- a CDS encoding ATP-binding protein — translation MKKNTLQARIFTFGAIFVSLVAIVIGISFYFIISHAIERQIGERALSIAITTAERQDIIAGFQAENPTDVLQPIATSIQESTGAEYVVIGNKEGIRYAHPVKERIGQKMVGDDNEQALIYGKSYISEATGTLGTALRGKAPVFDDKGEIIGVISVGFLKDNIAMIFMQYVDNIAYIVVIAILIGIVGSSILARNIKKELFNLEPSEIASLFTERNALIESVREGIIMVDANGVITMVNLAAHEILSLPEQTELVGRNIWEVIPNTNLPQVMESGEDQLDRPMEIRGKKAIVNRIPIRVGDKIVGAVSSFRLQSDIDRLAEELSQVKRYTEALRAQTHEYNNFLYTISGLIQLNSYEEALSLIHVETAEHQSLIQFMTKHLQDPFLGGIVIGFLNRAKELKVRFVLDEDSYLEKLPKHLQKHLFVSIIGNLVTNGFEAVEGLLEDERIVRVFILDNGEEILIEVEDSGNGIKEEVLNDIWKEGVSTKEDGNRGYGLVKVQENVNDLGGSIAIERGDLGGALFIVSIPKGGYLHDKPN, via the coding sequence ATGAAAAAGAATACATTACAAGCACGTATTTTTACATTTGGGGCTATATTTGTTTCGTTAGTGGCAATAGTCATAGGGATATCCTTTTACTTTATCATTTCTCATGCCATTGAAAGACAAATAGGGGAGAGGGCCCTTAGTATAGCAATCACTACTGCAGAACGACAAGATATTATTGCTGGCTTTCAAGCAGAGAATCCTACGGATGTTCTTCAGCCTATTGCAACATCTATCCAAGAGAGCACAGGGGCAGAGTATGTTGTTATTGGAAATAAAGAAGGAATTCGCTATGCCCATCCTGTAAAGGAAAGAATCGGGCAAAAGATGGTAGGCGATGATAATGAGCAAGCACTAATTTATGGTAAATCCTATATATCAGAAGCTACTGGTACATTGGGAACAGCTCTAAGAGGGAAAGCACCAGTTTTCGATGACAAAGGAGAAATTATTGGAGTTATTTCAGTTGGATTTTTAAAGGACAATATTGCAATGATATTCATGCAGTATGTGGACAATATTGCATATATCGTTGTAATTGCTATTTTAATAGGAATTGTTGGATCTAGTATATTAGCACGCAATATTAAAAAAGAATTATTTAATCTGGAACCGTCTGAAATAGCGAGTTTATTTACAGAGCGTAATGCATTGATTGAATCTGTACGCGAAGGAATTATTATGGTCGATGCAAACGGTGTCATTACGATGGTCAATTTAGCAGCACACGAAATATTATCTTTACCAGAACAGACGGAGCTAGTTGGTCGTAATATTTGGGAAGTGATTCCAAATACGAATCTACCACAAGTTATGGAGTCTGGAGAAGATCAATTAGATCGTCCGATGGAGATTCGTGGAAAAAAAGCGATTGTAAATCGTATTCCGATTCGAGTAGGAGACAAAATAGTGGGAGCGGTTTCAAGTTTTCGTCTTCAGTCGGATATTGATCGGTTAGCTGAAGAGTTATCGCAAGTGAAGCGTTATACCGAAGCATTAAGAGCACAGACACATGAATATAACAATTTTTTATATACGATATCCGGTCTTATTCAGCTAAATTCTTATGAGGAAGCACTTAGTTTAATCCATGTAGAGACAGCAGAACATCAATCATTAATTCAATTCATGACGAAGCATTTACAGGATCCATTCCTTGGGGGGATTGTTATTGGATTTTTAAATCGTGCAAAGGAATTGAAGGTACGATTTGTTTTGGATGAAGACAGTTACTTAGAGAAGCTGCCGAAACATTTACAGAAACACCTCTTTGTCTCGATTATTGGAAACTTAGTAACGAATGGATTTGAAGCAGTCGAGGGCTTACTAGAAGACGAACGGATTGTCCGAGTGTTCATATTAGATAACGGAGAAGAAATTTTAATTGAAGTAGAAGATTCAGGAAATGGGATAAAAGAGGAAGTACTAAATGATATTTGGAAGGAAGGAGTTTCTACGAAGGAAGATGGAAATCGCGGATATGGTTTAGTGAAGGTACAGGAAAATGTGAATGATTTGGGTGGCTCGATTGCTATCGAAAGAGGCGATCTAGGAGGAGCTCTGTTTATCGTTTCGATTCCAAAAGGGGGTTATTTACATGACAAACCAAATTGA
- a CDS encoding Bug family tripartite tricarboxylate transporter substrate binding protein — MWKKITSIAFTASLAVGLAACSSEEGGEGKAGASEYPKNNITLVAPSGAGGGWDLTARSIAKTMNDTKLIEKPITVENKPGGGGAVYMAEFATKEAKNDYALMVKSPPILINNNKAEGNSQYGYKDTTPLAQLTRDYGAIVVKNDSDFKTLQDVLDAIKADSKAVTLAGGSAPGSMDHLVGVLPAFEAGIDPKTVKYVSYDGGGEAVAALLGGNADVIATDASTIATYVKSGDVRVLAVSSTERLEGDLADVPTFKESGIDAEFTIWRGIFGPKEMSEGAKNYWSEKLSEMVETEEWKAELTKNGWASEYRNAEDFTKYLEDQDKVIVELLTALGMQK; from the coding sequence ATGTGGAAAAAAATCACTTCAATAGCTTTTACAGCATCATTAGCAGTAGGCTTAGCAGCTTGTTCATCCGAAGAAGGTGGAGAAGGAAAAGCAGGAGCTTCTGAGTATCCCAAAAATAATATTACGCTTGTTGCTCCATCTGGTGCAGGGGGCGGATGGGATTTAACAGCACGATCTATCGCAAAAACAATGAATGATACGAAATTAATTGAAAAACCAATCACTGTGGAAAACAAGCCAGGTGGTGGTGGAGCAGTGTACATGGCGGAATTTGCAACGAAAGAAGCAAAGAATGATTATGCATTGATGGTTAAGTCTCCACCAATTCTTATTAATAACAACAAAGCAGAAGGAAATAGCCAATATGGCTACAAGGATACAACACCATTAGCACAGTTAACTCGTGACTACGGTGCAATAGTAGTTAAAAATGACTCTGATTTTAAAACGTTACAAGATGTATTAGATGCTATTAAAGCTGATTCAAAGGCAGTAACACTTGCAGGAGGATCTGCACCAGGGTCTATGGACCATTTAGTAGGAGTTCTACCAGCATTTGAAGCTGGAATTGATCCGAAAACAGTTAAGTATGTTTCGTATGATGGCGGTGGAGAAGCAGTGGCTGCTCTTCTTGGTGGAAACGCAGATGTAATTGCAACGGATGCATCTACAATTGCTACGTATGTAAAATCTGGCGATGTACGTGTACTTGCAGTTAGCTCTACAGAACGTTTAGAAGGTGATTTAGCAGATGTGCCAACATTCAAAGAGTCTGGTATCGATGCAGAATTTACAATTTGGCGAGGTATTTTCGGACCGAAAGAAATGTCAGAAGGCGCTAAAAACTACTGGTCTGAAAAACTAAGTGAAATGGTAGAAACGGAAGAATGGAAAGCTGAGCTAACGAAGAACGGTTGGGCTAGTGAATACCGTAACGCAGAAGACTTTACTAAGTATTTGGAAGACCAAGATAAAGTGATTGTTGAATTATTAACAGCACTTGGCATGCAGAAATAA
- a CDS encoding response regulator — MTNQIEILIVEDDKRISDIHRRFIEKLVGFEVIGSAFTGDEAKDWIISYQPDLVLLDVYLPDTLGTDLLTVIQEHSPDTDIIFITAAAEADIVKKAFRGGVADYILKPLTFEKFKESLLAYKEKRDILTGVGNVQEELIKSLWNNKATPIQYMESIPPKGIDPITKEKIVNEIKTIKEGITAESLGLQVGVSRSTARRYLEYLVSEKVVYAELIYGTVGRPERRYFIQ; from the coding sequence ATGACAAACCAAATTGAAATACTAATAGTAGAAGACGATAAAAGAATTTCTGATATTCATCGACGATTTATTGAAAAATTAGTAGGATTTGAGGTCATTGGTTCTGCATTTACAGGGGATGAAGCGAAGGATTGGATTATTTCCTATCAACCAGATTTAGTTTTACTAGATGTGTACCTTCCTGATACGTTAGGAACTGACTTATTAACAGTCATACAGGAGCATAGTCCAGACACAGATATTATTTTCATCACTGCTGCAGCTGAGGCGGATATTGTGAAAAAAGCATTTCGAGGTGGTGTGGCAGATTATATTTTGAAGCCATTAACATTTGAAAAATTCAAGGAAAGTCTTCTGGCTTACAAAGAAAAGAGAGATATCCTCACAGGAGTAGGCAATGTCCAAGAGGAATTAATCAAGTCGCTTTGGAACAATAAAGCGACACCTATACAGTATATGGAATCGATTCCTCCTAAAGGAATCGATCCAATTACGAAAGAAAAAATAGTAAATGAGATAAAAACAATAAAGGAAGGGATTACAGCGGAGTCTCTTGGTCTACAAGTAGGGGTGAGTCGATCTACTGCAAGACGCTATTTAGAATATTTAGTTTCAGAAAAGGTTGTGTATGCAGAACTCATATACGGAACGGTTGGTAGACCGGAGCGTAGATACTTTATCCAGTAG
- a CDS encoding Gfo/Idh/MocA family protein translates to MKKVRMGIIGVGLRGGLAHYWHKPEGESEVVAVADISQERLSKFQEKFDSPIFMTQDYRELLKREDVDAVAVLSPDYLHEEHVIAALEAGKHVYSEKPLAITVEGCDRIIDVWQKSGKHLMVGFNMRYMSMYQTMKELIDSGAIGELKSIWVRHFVGFGGYFYYHDWHGKSENTTSLLLQKGSHDLDVIHWISGKYATKVSAFGGLDYYGGNNPNDLTCPECELKNTCPEYVAHTFTECAFREEIDVEDNNMLIMELEGGIKASYLQCHFTPDYSRNYTFIGTKGRIENDDVNGKIYLKTRKTNSWKDFSDVTYEMKPEDGSHGGADPKITQDFVELVLYDKQPLTTPFAGRMSVAVGCAATESIRAGGKVVNISQESSIVHN, encoded by the coding sequence ATGAAGAAAGTAAGAATGGGTATTATCGGAGTTGGTCTTAGAGGCGGACTAGCACACTACTGGCATAAGCCTGAAGGTGAATCAGAAGTAGTTGCGGTCGCAGATATTTCTCAAGAGCGATTGTCAAAGTTTCAAGAGAAATTCGATTCTCCAATATTCATGACACAGGATTACAGAGAACTATTGAAACGTGAAGATGTGGATGCAGTTGCGGTGTTATCACCGGATTATTTGCATGAGGAACATGTTATAGCAGCACTTGAGGCAGGTAAACATGTCTATTCTGAAAAACCACTTGCTATTACGGTAGAAGGATGCGACCGGATTATTGACGTTTGGCAGAAATCAGGAAAGCATTTAATGGTTGGTTTCAATATGCGTTATATGAGCATGTACCAGACGATGAAGGAATTAATTGACTCAGGTGCTATTGGGGAATTGAAGAGTATTTGGGTTCGTCATTTTGTCGGATTTGGTGGTTACTTCTATTACCACGATTGGCATGGAAAATCAGAAAATACAACTTCACTTCTGTTACAGAAAGGTTCACATGATCTTGACGTTATCCATTGGATTTCAGGTAAGTATGCGACGAAAGTTTCAGCATTTGGTGGGCTTGACTATTATGGTGGGAACAATCCAAACGACTTAACTTGTCCCGAGTGTGAATTAAAGAATACGTGTCCAGAGTATGTTGCCCATACATTTACGGAATGTGCATTCCGCGAAGAAATCGATGTGGAAGATAATAATATGCTCATTATGGAACTTGAAGGCGGTATTAAGGCATCTTATCTTCAATGTCATTTCACACCTGATTATTCACGGAACTATACGTTCATCGGGACAAAAGGTCGTATAGAGAATGATGATGTAAACGGAAAAATATACTTGAAAACTCGAAAAACAAACTCATGGAAAGATTTTAGTGATGTTACCTATGAGATGAAGCCTGAAGATGGTAGTCATGGTGGAGCAGATCCTAAAATTACGCAAGATTTTGTAGAGTTAGTGCTGTATGATAAACAACCTCTAACAACGCCATTTGCAGGGAGAATGAGTGTAGCAGTCGGATGTGCAGCAACAGAATCTATACGTGCAGGCGGTAAAGTAGTCAATATTTCACAAGAATCAAGCATAGTTCACAATTAA